In Sphaerodactylus townsendi isolate TG3544 linkage group LG13, MPM_Stown_v2.3, whole genome shotgun sequence, one DNA window encodes the following:
- the MPP1 gene encoding 55 kDa erythrocyte membrane protein, whose protein sequence is MFMRAQFDYDPRKDHLIPCKEAGLKFQTGEVIEIINKDDSNWWQGRLADSSSGSAGLIPSLEMQEWRVASTTQGNPGQAQNCSPFGKKKKCKDKYLAKHSSIFDQLDVVSYEEVVRLPAFKRKTLVLIGASGVGRSHIKNTLLSKNPEKFGYPLPYTTRPQKKNEVDGKDYHFVSTEEMTKDISANEFLEFGSYQGNMFGTKFESVHKIHEQDKIAILDIEPQTLKIIRTAEFSPFIVFIAPTDKDQSEALQQLRKDSEAIRSRYAHYFDLSLVNNDVDESLQQLQAAFERACSSTQWVPVSWVY, encoded by the exons atgttcatgagagCCCAGTTTGACTACGACCCCAGAAAGGACCACCTGATCCCTTGCAAGGAGGCCGGCCTGAAGTTCCAAACAGGAGAGGTCATCGAGATCATCAACAAAGACGACAGCAACTGGTGGCAGGGCCGGCTGGCGGATTCCTCCAGTGGATCAGCTGGACTCATCCCCTCCTTGGAGATGCAAGAATG GCGTGTTGCAAGCACGACCCAAGGCAACCCCGGCCAGGCCCAGAACTGCAGCCCTTTCGGcaagaagaagaaatgcaaagaCAAGTACCTGGCCAAGCACAGTTCAA TTTTTGACCAGCTGGATGTTGTGTCGTATGAAGAGGTGGTAAGACTTCCAGCTTTCAAGCGGAAGACCCTGGTGCTAATAG GGGCCAGTGGGGTTGGCCGGAGCCACATTAAGAACACCCTGCTCAGCAAGAATCCTGAGAAGTTCGGATACCCTCTACCAT ATACCACTCGGCCCCAGAAGAAGAATGAGGTGGACGGGAAAGACTACCACTTTGTTTCCACGGAGGAGATGACTAAAGACATCTCAGCCAATGAGTTCCTGGAGTTTGGGAGTTACCAGGGCAACATGTTCGGCACCAAATTTGAATCTGTGCACAAGATCCACGAACAAGACAAAATTGCCATTCTGGACATTGAGCCACAG ACTTTAAAGATCATCCGCACGGCTGAGTTCTCACCTTTCATCGTGTTCATTGCTCCCACAGACAAGGATCAG TCGGAAGCTTTGCAGCAGCTGCGGAAGGATTCGGAGGCGATCCGGAGCAGATATGCTCACTACTTTGACCTGTCGCTGGTAAACAACGATGTGGACGAGAGCCTCCAGCAACTCCAAGCGGCCTTTGAACGGGCGTGCAGCTCAACCCAGTGGGTTCCTGTTTCTTGGGTGTACTGA
- the DKC1 gene encoding H/ACA ribonucleoprotein complex subunit DKC1, whose amino-acid sequence MVFVWVLQNFDKLNVRTAHYTPLPSGCNPLKREIAEYVRTGFINLDKPSNPSSHEVVAWVRRILRVEKTGHSGTLDPKVTGCLIVCIERATRLVKSQQSAGKEYVGIVRLHNAIESEVQLSRAIETLTGALFQRPPLIAAVKRQLRVRTIYESKLIEYDPERRLGIFWVSCEAGTYIRTLCVHLGLLLGVGGQMQELRRVRSGVMGEKDHMVTMHDVLDAQWQYDNNKDETYLRRVIFPLEKLLTSHKRLVMKDSAVNAICYGAKIMLPGLLRYEDGIEINQEIVVITTKGEAICTAIALMTTAVISTCDHGVVAKIKRVIMERDTYPRKWGLGPKASQKKMMIKQGLLDSHGKPNDKTPQSWKKDYVDYSRAAAKEKVAEEAVKAEPERATKRKREPESDGEPGEAASTPSTSPEPQAEIKKKKKKKKEKRKMESAESSGEVTEMVSDTSVKKKKKKKKKEEEEIEESSA is encoded by the exons AGGACTGCACACTACACACCCCTTCCTTCTGGTTGTAATCCTTTAAAAAGGGAGATCGCTGAGTATGTAAG AACGGGCTTCATCAATCTGGATAAACCCTCCAACCCTTCCTCCCATGAGGTGGTGGCCTGGGTCCGCCGCATCCTCCGAGTTGAGAAGACTGGGCATAGCGGTACACTGGACCCCAAAGTGACAGGGTGTCTGATTGTGTGCATTGAGCGAGCAACGCGATTGGTGAAGTCTCAGCAAAGTGCAG GCAAAGAGTATGTGGGAATCGTTCGGCTGCACAATGCAATTGAGAGTGAGGTTCAGCTTTCAAGG GCTATAGAAACGCTGACAGGGGCCCTCTTCCAGCGGCCCCCCCTCATTGCTGCAGTGAAGAGGCAACTTAGAGTCCGGACCATCTATGAGAGCAAATTGATAGAATATGATCCTGAAAGAAGATTGG GCATCTTCTGGGTGAGCTGTGAAGCTGGGACCTACATCCGAACATTGTGCGTCCACTTGGGCTTATTGTTAGGCGTTGGGGGACAGATGCAGGAGCTTCGGCGAGTCCGCTCTGGGGTCATGGGAGAAAAG GACCACATGGTGACCATGCATGATGTGCTGGATGCTCAGTGGCAATATGACAACAACAAGGACGAGACTTACCTCAGAAGGGTGATCTTCCCCTTGGAGAAGCTGCTGACGTCCCACAAGCGGCTGGTGATGAAAGACAGCGCG GTGAATGCCATTTGCTACGGTGCCAAAATCATGCTGCCCGGCCTGTTGCGGTATGAAGATGGCATAGAAATCAACCAGGAGATTGTCGTTATCACCACTAAAGGAGAGGCCATCTGTACAG ccattgcCCTCATGACGACTGCGGTGATCTCCACCTGCGACCACGGCGTTGTGGCGAAGATCAAGCGTGTGATCATGGAACGAGATACCTACCCTCGCAAGTGGGGGCTTGGCCCAAAG GcttctcagaaaaagatgatgaTCAAGCAAGGCCTTTTGGACTCCCACGGCAAGCCAAACGACAAAACCCCACAGTCCTGGAAGAAGGACTACGTGGACTACAGTAG GGCTGCTGCAAAGGAGAAGGTAGCAGAGGAAGCTGTCAAAGCGGAGCCAGAGAGAGCAACGAAG AGAAAAAGGGAGCCAGAGAGTGATGGAGAACCCGGAGAGGCAGCCTCTACTCCCTCAACTTCTCCAGAGCCGCAGGCagagatcaagaagaagaaaaagaagaagaaagagaagaggaagatggAATCTGCTGAGAGTAGCGGCGAGGTGACTGAAATG GTGAGTGACACAagcgtgaagaagaagaaaaagaagaagaaaaaagaagaagaagaaatagaggaGAGTTCAGCATAA